The following are encoded together in the Candidatus Tumulicola sp. genome:
- a CDS encoding cytochrome c oxidase subunit II, giving the protein MSVFDPATLQGQVMRGDWLVFIAASVAVGVVVYAFILAPLVLWRRRSEALPPQFASNAPLEIGGVVVSLLLVAGLFYVTYRREMPVDAVSAHPFQVIDVTGFRWSWEFDYPSGIHIVGTPQRPPELVLPEGEQTQIMLHSVDVNHSFWVPAFLFKRDAIPGMVNRFDLTPVKIGRFTGRCTQFCGLDHALMTFTVRVVPLPAYRAWVAAGGRSPS; this is encoded by the coding sequence ATGTCCGTCTTCGACCCCGCGACGCTACAGGGTCAGGTGATGCGCGGCGATTGGCTGGTCTTCATCGCGGCATCGGTCGCAGTCGGCGTCGTCGTCTACGCCTTTATCCTGGCGCCACTCGTACTGTGGCGGCGCCGTTCGGAAGCTCTTCCGCCGCAGTTTGCGTCAAATGCCCCGCTCGAAATCGGCGGTGTCGTGGTTTCGCTGTTACTAGTGGCCGGCTTGTTTTACGTGACCTATCGTCGCGAGATGCCGGTAGATGCGGTTTCGGCGCACCCGTTTCAAGTGATCGACGTCACGGGATTTCGCTGGTCGTGGGAGTTCGATTACCCGTCGGGTATTCACATCGTCGGAACGCCGCAACGGCCGCCCGAGCTGGTTCTTCCGGAGGGTGAGCAAACGCAAATTATGTTGCATTCGGTCGACGTCAATCACTCGTTTTGGGTGCCGGCCTTCTTGTTCAAGCGCGACGCGATTCCGGGCATGGTCAATCGTTTCGACCTTACGCCGGTCAAGATTGGCCGGTTCACCGGGCGCTGCACGCAATTTTGCGGCCTCGACCATGCGCTGATGACGTTTACCGTGCGCGTCGTCCCGCTGCCAGCGTATCGCGCCTGGGTTGCGGCCGGCGGCCGGAGCCCGTCGTGA
- a CDS encoding cytochrome c oxidase subunit 3 codes for MSIAGAVTPARRDRLPIRAHPLVFGVVVFLASELMFFAALFAAYFDLREQAAPGTWPPSYVHLDMLDSTIGTVLLFVSSLVMFAMARAAGRQRISAARAWLTVGMVCAVGFIAIALYGYAHDTFTIASSAYGSLYYTITGFHLLHVIAGVGLLVALWLGLRSPALRANHLAGAEAISYYWHFVFVVWLGLWSAIYLIR; via the coding sequence TTGTCCATTGCCGGCGCCGTTACACCCGCCCGACGCGACCGTCTGCCGATCCGCGCCCATCCGCTGGTGTTCGGCGTCGTCGTCTTTTTGGCCAGCGAACTGATGTTTTTCGCGGCGCTGTTCGCCGCCTATTTCGATTTGCGCGAGCAAGCCGCACCGGGAACGTGGCCGCCTTCGTACGTGCATCTCGACATGCTCGACTCGACGATTGGCACGGTGCTGCTGTTCGTATCCAGTCTGGTGATGTTCGCGATGGCGCGGGCGGCCGGCCGCCAACGAATCAGCGCGGCGCGCGCCTGGCTGACCGTCGGAATGGTTTGCGCCGTGGGCTTCATCGCAATCGCATTGTACGGCTACGCGCACGACACGTTCACGATCGCTTCGAGCGCCTACGGCTCGCTCTATTACACGATCACGGGCTTTCATTTACTGCATGTGATCGCCGGCGTCGGATTGCTCGTCGCACTGTGGCTCGGTTTGCGTAGTCCGGCTCTTCGCGCCAACCATCTGGCCGGCGCCGAGGCCATTTCGTATTATTGGCACTTCGTGTTCGTCGTTTGGCTGGGACTCTGGTCGGCGATCTACCTTATCCGATGA